The following is a genomic window from Elaeis guineensis isolate ETL-2024a chromosome 10, EG11, whole genome shotgun sequence.
TATTTTACAAAAGGATGTAAAGAACGGATTATAAGGCcaataaaaaagtaaaatttgcaactaaatttttggatgaaatcTTAGACAAAAACCAACTTCAAATATTTATAGGTAATTTGAACTCTGAACTACGTGTTAGACTACTATAAGAATCTAAAGCCAATAACAAAATCTTTTTATGATAGGCTCCGGAAAAATCCACCCCCATGGATAAATAAACATATCAAGATAGTCAAATTAATCAAAATCAAGTTAAGACGTTACCCTGCCTTGATCTGGTTGATCTAGATGCATTCAAAATAGTGAAAACTGATGCCTCTGAGAGGTATgctaaaaaaaagaaaggatagtATAGAACAATTAatctaactatatatatatatatatatatatatatatagatagatagatagatagatatgcCGACCGAGTTGTTTGCCATCCCAACTGATCGACCCGGAACAGGCTGGTGTCctgataatcttaaaataaaattcctAAAACGTCTAATACCATCCGTCTATCCCCTCCCCGGTCTCTCTTCCGACCCTCTTCCCTCGCTGAACAGTCGTCGCcatcctctctttctccttcctGTTCCCCGATCTCAGATTTCCTCTCTAAAACCCATCACTCCCATCGATCCATATCTCTTCTCCCTCCAATTCGATCATCCTTCGATCGATAGAGAAGTTTGATCTCAATTCTTCTCTTTCCTCCATCCAGTTCCCTCTTTATATTGCTAAAAGATCAACCACGGTTCCGTAACAATCAAATTGGATCCAAACCATGCCCTTCTCCCAACCTTGCCGCGCGCCCGCCGCCGACGCCGGCGGCTACCACCACAATTACCACCGATCTGCCTTCAGTCGCCCGGCCGCCGCCCCCGGATACGAAGCCGCCGCCGTCCCCAACCTCACCCATTTTCCTCATAGAGATTTCTCCTATAGAAACCACCAAGATTACGCCTTCAACCATGCCGCCGCCTACCCTGGCGCGCCGCCGCCTCTAAAGAGGAGAAGGTCCGATGTCTCCATCTGGGACGAGCACGCCAGTCATCGGTATCGGAATGGGGTTGCCGGTGGCAATGCCCTGTCGACGAGTCACGTTTCTTTTCTTCAGCCGAGGAGGCATGATGATGGTACTGTTCCGGCGCGCAGGCAGGCGGAGCCGGCAAAAGAGGAGGAGGATGTGGCGTTCATGTCGAGGGATGAGATCGAGAGATGCTCGCCATCAAGAAAGGATGGAATAGATACTGTTCTTGAAACGCACCTGCGGTACTCGTACTGCTCCTATCTTCAGAGTCTGGGGATGAGGCTCGAGCTGTAAGCTGCTGATCTGCTTTAATGTTTTTATGATGATTTGCTTGTTAGAATTGCAATCGCTCATTAGGTCTTGTTttgtatctaaaatatttttgatgaagaatTTTGATTTGTTGGATTGCAGGCCTCAAACTACAATTGGAGCTGCTATGGTGCTCTGCCACAGATTCTTTCTTCGTAGATCTCATGCTTGTCATGATAGATTTGTGAGTTTCAGGGCCTTTTTGTCTGATGACTGCCCTTCAAATTGGTGAATAAGTAGCTGGGAATAGAATTATCTGTGCAAGCAGGATACATAGTAATTATTGTTTCTCAGATCAATGTATtgcattttaaataattaattagaaCTCAAGTGTTCACATCCAATGTTTGATTGTGACTTCATGATTCCTTTTTTGATGTATTTTCAATATTGTGGCTTTCAATCACTGTGGCCTGCTTTTTATTGTCTCCCTTCTTTAATTATTTGTTGTGCTTTCTGGTTGAACCCAATATCATATGTGAAAAGTTCACCTGTCCAATATAGACATAAAAGATCTTGTATTTTACTTTTAGTTAtgttcattgaaaaaaaaaaaatctctgttCACTTCTGTTCTAAGGAGATAACTTTCTAACAGAGCAAGTAAGAATAGTATGACCAAGCAGGGCTCAAAATTTAATACATGAACATAAAAGGGTGGTCCTGTACTGTTACTCTCTTCGAAGACAGCTCCTTCAGAAAGGAATCAGCCACAAGATTATCCATGGACTCTGCTTCGAGTTATCCAAAGTCTGTTGGAATTTGGAAAGCTATTTTAGTGCATGAACTAATGGGAGTTATTTCGCTTTTTGCATTTTTATGGTTTTCTTCTAGTAAAACctttgagcttcttttgcatAGCTTTGTAATTTAGCTAATGTGCTTATGCATATCTTTCAACTTGTGATTCTTTTGTATATAGCCTTGATTCATCTCTTATCTTTGTGGATAATTCTAGTGCATCCAATagactatattattataattcaCAATGAAAAACAATTTTTAATACTATCAAACATCTAAAAATGTGGGGGATTAGATCTCTCATACATTGCCCAAGTCACTAATATAACATAGTTACTTTCTAAGCAATCTACTAAATGTGAATTGAATGGCTAATCTGCATGAGTTGAATAATGTGGAGACTAAAATTTGCATGAATCTGATGAGATCAAACCCACAATCAGCATCCTTGAACCATATTAGTACTGTAGGTAGTGTCTGGCATCTCCTCCCATGCACGTAGACTCAGTTCGGACTTATAATAAGTTAACAACCTTTAGCACTCACTTTATCATCAAGAAACTCTTGATTTGTAAGAAATTCATAAGAAATTGCTTTATCCACAATGTGATCTTAAACAATCTTTGAGAATCTTGTGAATTTAATAGTCAAAATGTTCCTTTTTGGTACCTTTAGTCTTCATCTTTAGCCTTAAAAGATAAAACTCTGGTTTATCCTTTTTagatatagatatttttttcaatgagCAATAGTTTTGAATGTTTACCATTACCATACAATTACATAGAAACCTGAATAAATCTGATCATGTGAAAATATTGGCAATTAATTACTAAAATGTGCCTCCCTTATAATAGTGGATTAGATCAACGAAGGTTGAATCGGTATCGGACAGTGCACCGATCGCCGGCCAGTATGGTACGTACCGATTTAGTACCATATTGAGAGTTGGTATGCATGGCGTGCCGGTCAAACCGGcacatccattttttttttttaaacttttaagaTGTCTAACCGGCACAcccattttttttgttttcttttttctgaCTTCTAAGAtatctaatcaattttttattatttcttgaATGATTTTAAGTCTAAATTATTATTTCTTGAATCTTATTTGATGTTTGTGTCACTCCGATACACCCGCAATTAAGTGTGTGATACGGATCTgaatctaatataatattatgcTAGAGGAAAACAATCTTAAAGAACTATATATtattaaatcttaaaatattcaaattaattaagatatataaaaaataaataatcaatatataTCGAGTTTTAAAATCTCATCGAGCGTTGATGTCGTTCATAAATATCTGGATCATTTATATAATCTGATGGAATATTAGCCCATTCCTCTAACCAAGTAGCACTGTAATCCTCTGCACTTATTTCATAAAGTATGTATGCTGGATTGTACCTTATCTCAGATCTTCCGTTGAAACTCTGACTCTAAGAGATATTCTCAAGTTAATATACGGCTATGGAGGGGTTTATCCAAATATACCGACAACAAAATtcgatccgtaagatgctcctgGTACATACGGTAGTAGCCGCTGGAAGATTATGCTTCGGATAcaccatatttatatctatatggaTCATAAGCTGCCTGTGGCTATAgataagaggatccaaaatatgatGAAGAATTTGATACATCCATGGATCGAACTCCATGTGCGAAGTTATCTGCAGCTGCATGATATTTTGAATGACCTCGAGGGATACGTTGTCTGTATGAAATCATACCCTTGTGATCTCTACCAGCTCATGCCTCGTGGTTCCTATCCTGTATGGTATGCGTAAATTGGGACTCACCAGTGAATTGAAGACCATCCTGAGGCTATGTCTCACAGATTTTAaagttattttttgaaaaaaaagaggaagaggagaaatgGAAGATAAGATAAAATTGTATACCTCTAATTGATGAGTTCTCCTTATTTGGCTTGTCGTTTGCATTGTAGATAGGGAAGAAAAATGGATTTTGACAAGGAACTGAGGAAGAGAAGTCTTTGACTTCTCTTTTGATTTTCAACTTCATTTAAAgccacccccaccccccccccacaCCTCCACCGACACTTTAGCACCACTAAAAAAACAAAAACATTGTAgcaccatgaaaaaaaaaagagggaatagGGCTGAACCGATAGGTTTGGCCCCCAATTGTACCAAACCGAGCAGTTCTACCCGGTTCAGAGCGGTTCAAGCCAGTTCAGGTCTTATTTCGAAAATCAAGGTCGAACCATCCCGTTTCTGCGTCGATTCGGCTCGGTACAGGCCAAACCGGGCAATTCGGTCCGATTCAACAAACCATCATTAGATATTATTCTTTCAgatctattttcatatttgaatctATCTAGATATACATACAAATTATAGCATATGACTAATATTCCTATTCATATCTATTTTCATCGAAGAAAAGctcatatggatatggatataataATATCCAATTTTTGTCTGATATCCAATTCCATTTCTGGTTTTGGTTAGTTTCATATAGCTATCATAAACTCCAAAATAAAGTAAGTGACAAATCAATATATCTTTGTTTTAATCTTTTTTTCACATAGTGACATCTTTGATTTGGTGGATTTCATCCTTAGTAATGAATTTTTTTAATCCAAAATATATTATTTAGCAGAATTGTTGGGATCCGCCAAAAAAGTCAGATGATCAATTGGGTGCAATTATATCTTATTGCTTTTTCTATGAGATCATTTGCttgtttctaaaaaaaaaaaaaaaattgggaggtTTATATATATACAACTAGTGAAATAGAaaatggaataatattttatctgtAAAATTTAACTATCTGAGTTGTATCAGTATTTATACTCATATTTGTCAATATCTGATTCATATCTGAATATATTATAACAAATATCTATGCAAATCTAGTGTCCAATTAAAATCTATATCAGTATTTTTACTTGCCAAACAGAaacagatatggatatggatacattGATATCCAATCTGGTTTCAGCCATAATTGCTATTACACAACTTATCACAATATTTTGTTTGTCTGTAATGCTCTTGTAAATAGTAATGCCCCTAGGCTTCTTGGTTATTGCCTTACCCAGCCTCTTCCTATCTTCCTCACCCGATCTTTGTGAACACCCATGTCCAACTCCTCCATTTTTAGCGCCCTCTAGAAGTAAGAGCACTGCAATCACCTAAACCAAGCCATCAACTATATCCACATAGCACCACCACTCCCCACCCTCCAGTCATTCCCATCCATCTGTTCTATCCTTTCTCAATTTGTGAGATTAGAATGAAGGAAAATAGAAGATAGAAAAGGAAGGTTGTTATGAttcaaacaaaaacaaaaaaactcTTCCCTCTAGGTCATCGAGGGTGTTGGCTGCTGGAACAATAACTGGCTGTCTACAAGTGCTAGGGTCATTTGGTTGTGTCAATGAAGGCTATGGTACTACACTGCTATGAGGTATTGGGAGCACAGGAAGGAGGTAGAGTTATTGCCATCATCTTTTTTAACCTATGTTGAGGGGTTTTAGAGGTCTTCATGGAATGAAAATTTACCTGCTCAGACCTGTCGCCTAATCTAATTTCTGATTTTAGTGAAATGTGGTCATGTCTCATCTGAATTATTGATACCTGGTCTTATGGACCTGTTTTATTGAGATGGCATATAACCTAAGGTGCAAGAATAAACTGAAATAAGAATTACTTACATCATTTGGCTGGATCAAGCCGGCACATACGGACTCAATGGGGCTGGGCTCAATGTTATTAATGGTGCATCTCAGGTGCAAAGGGTGCTAGGCACAAGGACCGTTGCCTCAGGCACATGCCTCTGCATTGTTCAGAGGCACAATGAGGTGTCCAATAGGCACAGAATTTCAACAAGtattaatttttagtttttaagAAATAGGAAAGGTTAGTTATAGTAAATAGGGATTGGAAAGGTCAATTATAGTAAATAGAGATTGGAAATGCATCATTGAAAGTCAAACAAGCTTTAAAATTCTACATGCGGCTCTTGGAATCATCTAAAAGAATCAGAAGGCAGAAGCTGAAGCGTCTCCATCAGACTCCATCTCATCTTATTGCCTAAGAAACACCTCCATCTCATCACATAGCTTAACTTTATGTAGGTCATCTCTCCTCcggtcctcctcctcttcttcttctgacATGCTCTATTATGctctgttttcttcttcttcttcttcttcttatttttcttctttttctgacATGCTCTGTTTTCTGCCCAGAAAATAGAGCATAATAGAGCACATTAATCTGCTCTCTAactttttattcttcttgttattcttcttttccttcttcttgttTTTGGGTTAGAGCTAGTTTTTACATGCTGGACTTCTTGCCTATAGCTAAATCTTTTTCTGTTTTTACTTTTTAATAGCAGGGTGCTAGTTTTTGCTTGCCGTTTTGCCTATAGTTAGttctttgcttttctattttTGGTGCCTGACTTCTCTTAGGCACGTGCCTACGCTTTGCGCCTAAGCTCTCTAGGGATCCTTAGTGCCTAGGTGTGCCTAGGGCTTTTAACAACATTGGCCGGGCCATTGACTAGACCAATCTAAATTGGCCTTCAATTAAACTAATTACCAATCATACCCCTCAGTGTTTTGGACTAATTGGTTAGATTGAATTCAACAAGATCGAAATGCTTGAGTGGAAATGTCTTGGCCAAGCCTTTTCAAACCAGTCTTGTGTCTCAATAGAAATCTTTGAAAATGCTTTGCTCACCAATGAGCTAGTAGTATATCTTCTGTAAACTTATCTATTGATAACAATGATACTTGTGAAATTGGACAATGTAAGATCTGCTTTTGAAACTTGTATGCTGGCCATTTGGCTAAAGAAGACATGTTTAAATGAACACTTGCTTATTGTAGATGTTTTTATCATGGTTCTTGTTGTGTGTTATATACTAATTTAAATTGGACAAGCAGACTTAAGAAGATTGATAgactttcttttaaatattagttTTCCATCAGGGTCTGCTTGCAACAAATTGATATGTTTGTCACTTTTTCACGTTTAAGCTCTGATCCCAATATTATTCAAATCATTTAATATGGAAAATTTTGTCTGTCATGTAAAGTGGATACTAAATAGGCTTTTCTTTTTTTAACCATTGAAGTTCCGATTGACCAGTTGCCTATTATAGTTACCATTCCCTAAGGAATTAGGATTCAATTCAATTTACTTAATGAAATACAACCATGAATTTCCAATACCAAAAGTAGAAAAGTAAACATATGGACCTTTTAGATTCTCTTCTCATTGATTGATCTGGTATTTTTCTATGTAAAATATTTGCTGGTGCAAACAACTCTATGATACATCCTCCTTGAGGTTTTGACATACTGCCACCTCCAACTGGTCTTTAACACCATTCTTGTGTTATCATATGTGTGTTATAGAATGATAATTATAGATGGATGTCCAAATGCTCACAAAGTAATAAGGAATAGCAACAAGgt
Proteins encoded in this region:
- the LOC105052737 gene encoding cyclin-T1-3 isoform X1 — its product is MPFSQPCRAPAADAGGYHHNYHRSAFSRPAAAPGYEAAAVPNLTHFPHRDFSYRNHQDYAFNHAAAYPGAPPPLKRRRSDVSIWDEHASHRYRNGVAGGNALSTSHVSFLQPRRHDDGTVPARRQAEPAKEEEDVAFMSRDEIERCSPSRKDGIDTVLETHLRYSYCSYLQSLGMRLELPQTTIGAAMVLCHRFFLRRSHACHDRFLIATAALFLAAKSEETPCLLNCVLRASFEISQRQEFTFFPYLLHSQDWFEQYREKVIEAEQMILTTLDFELDVQHPYAPLRSVLDKLGLSQTLLLNVAWNLVNEGLRSSLWLQFKPHHIAAGAAFLAAKFLNYDLAFHPSFWHEFQTTPSILQDIVQQLMELF
- the LOC105052737 gene encoding cyclin-T1-3 isoform X4 encodes the protein MPFSQPCRAPAADAGGYHHNYHRSAFSRPAAAPGYEAAAVPNLTHFPHRDFSYRNHQDYAFNHAAAYPGAPPPLKRRRSDVSIWDEHASHRYRNGVAGGNALSTSHVSFLQPRRHDDGTVPARRQAEPAKEEEDVAFMSRDEIERCSPSRKDGIDTVLETHLRYSYCSYLQSLGMRLELPQTTIGAAMVLCHRFFLRRSHACHDRFLIATAALFLAAKSEETPCLLNCVLRASFEISQRQEFTFFPYLLHSQDWFEQYREKVIEAEQMILTTLDFELDVQHPYAPLRSVLDKLGLSQTLLLNVAWNLVNEGSGKHAHGHYLGMVLEVLLVICEILLISRR
- the LOC105052737 gene encoding cyclin-T1-3 isoform X3, with protein sequence MPFSQPCRAPAADAGGYHHNYHRSAFSRPAAAPGYEAAAVPNLTHFPHRDFSYRNHQDYAFNHAAAYPGAPPPLKRRRSDVSIWDEHASHRYRNGVAGGNALSTSHVSFLQPRRHDDGTVPARRQAEPAKEEEDVAFMSRDEIERCSPSRKDGIDTVLETHLRYSYCSYLQSLGMRLELPQTTIGAAMVLCHRFFLRRSHACHDRFLIATAALFLAAKSEETPCLLNCVLRASFEISQRQEFTFFPYLLHSQDWFEQYREKVIEAEQMILTTLDFELDVQHPYAPLRSVLDKLGLSQTLLLNVAWNLVNEGVFLHENHVLTCVIFLAGAFICCSWKAFFLFMYLKLSNSAIWT
- the LOC105052737 gene encoding cyclin-T1-5 isoform X2; this translates as MPFSQPCRAPAADAGGYHHNYHRSAFSRPAAAPGYEAAAVPNLTHFPHRDFSYRNHQDYAFNHAAAYPGAPPPLKRRRSDVSIWDEHASHRYRNGVAGGNALSTSHVSFLQPRRHDDGTVPARRQAEPAKEEEDVAFMSRDEIERCSPSRKDGIDTVLETHLRYSYCSYLQSLGMRLELPQTTIGAAMVLCHRFFLRRSHACHDRFLIATAALFLAAKSEETPCLLNCVLRASFEISQRQEFTFFPYLLHSDWFEQYREKVIEAEQMILTTLDFELDVQHPYAPLRSVLDKLGLSQTLLLNVAWNLVNEGLRSSLWLQFKPHHIAAGAAFLAAKFLNYDLAFHPSFWHEFQTTPSILQDIVQQLMELF